DNA sequence from the Novosphingobium sp. KACC 22771 genome:
TTCGCGGTCGTTGACGAAATGGTCCTCAGTCCATTCGGTGAAATGGCGGTTGAGCATCTGCACCGCATGATCGCGCTTATAGCGCTGCGTATCGCCCTGCCCGCGAAAGGGCAGTTCCCACGGCGCCTTCATTTCGCGCGCATAATCGCCATGGACGATCTCGCGCCCGCGCTCGATCATCAGCACTTTGAGGCCCGCCTCGGTCAATTCCTTGGCCGCCCAGCCGCCGGTGATGCCAGAGCCCACCACGATTGCATCAAATTCGTAAGCCATCATCCAAACTCCACCGCGGTCCAGTCGCTGGAAAAGGCGCGGTCGCCGGGCTTGAGCGGGATGTCGGCATCCCAGCGGCCCGGAATAAGGTTATATTGCAATTCCTTCGAGGCCCCGGCCTCGCTGGTGTAATAGCCGGTCAGGATCAGCCCCTTGATCGCCACCCAAGGGCTGGGCGTCGCGGGCGGCGGCCCGGCGGGAAAGGCCTCGGCGTCCAGTTGCGCTACGATCCTGGCCTGCTGCGTGGGGGGCAGGGCGAGGAAGTCGCGGCCCGCGCGGCGGTTCAATTCCTGCTCCAGCCACAGGTCATGGCGGATCGGTTCGCCCGTCCCATCCAGCCCATGGGCAAAAGCCAGCGTCAGGAAGGCCCCCACGCCGACATCGCCTGCGCCGGGCGTGTCGCTGCGCGGGATCACGATCTGGGCCACGGTCCTGAGCAAAAGGGCGATGCGGGGCGATGGCGACGCCGCCATGGCCGGAACCGGCAGGCCGGTGACCAGCGCGAAAATCGCCGCCCCGGCCATGACCTCGCGCCGGCTTGCCATGGGCTGTTTGAGCCGCGAATGTTGCAAAATATCTCTCCCGGCGGCCGGGCGGACAAAGGGGGCCGCCTCGGCCTAAATCAGAATGTTGGTTCTGAAATATCGCGGGAGAGACGCGCCTGTCAAGCGGCGCGAAAGGGGGCGTCGGCGCGGCGTGTCAAAAGCTGGGCGGGGTGACCAGAAAGGCGGCGATCATGCGCGAAAGATCCTGAAGCAAGATGTCCCAATCGCCTTCCCATGCCGCGGTCGTGGCCGAACCAAAGCCAAGATAGCGGGCAATCGTGGCGTAAAGGATGCGAAAGACCGAATCGACCGCGCGCAGCGGATCGGGCTGCTTCATCTCGGAGGCATGCAGCAGCAGCGCGTCCTTGACGGCATTGGCGGTGGCGGCAAACGAGGCCTTGCCCGTGGCCGCCACCAGCGGATCATTGGTGGCGCGCAGCATCAGCGGGCGCATGATATCGGCGTTTTCCTTCAGCGTTTCGCCCACCGCGCGGGTCAGCGCCACGACCAGCTGGTCAAGCGTCTTGGCGCCATTGCGAGCCTCCTCCAGCATCGCGCCCATCCGGCGATCCACCCGTTCGAGCACGCGCAGTTGCACCGCATGGAGCAAGGCGTCCTTGCTTTCAAACCGGTTGTAGATCGAGCCGATCGAGACCTTGCCCTTCTTGCTCACTTCCTGAAGCGTGAAATCATCCGAGCCCGCCGCTGCCATCAGCGCTTCGGCCGCTGCCAACATGCGTTCATACGATGCCTTGGACCGGCCTTGAACAGGCGCGCGCAGGGCGGTGGAGAGGGCAACATCCTTGGTCATGGCCTGTTCTTTTCCGCTTTGCCACAACTTCGTCAACAAAGATCGCATTATTAGAATTTTAATTCTTATCATCGGGACGGCAATCCGGGGGGAACAGGCGCGCACGGCCCCCCGACCTTGCGCGCCTCCCGCCATAATCCATCCCCCGATGGATCAGAGCGAGTTGGCCTTTGCCATTGCGCCCAGCACGCCTGCGCTCGGCTTGGCCTTGCGTGCGAAAGTGACCGGATCGACCGAGGCGAGGCCGAAGGCGCCATGGCCGATCCCTGCGCCCCATTCATAATTGTCCATCAGCGTCCAGTGGATATAGCCCAGCACCGGCACGCCGTCTGCCATCGCCTGACGCAGCGGCGGCAGCGCCTCGCGGATCAGGCGGACGCGCAGAGTGTCATCATCGGTGCCCACGCCATGCTCGGTGATGAGCACCGGCTTGCCCGTGGCGGCATGGGCATAGCGCGCCGCGCCCGCCAGTGAGGGCGGATAGACCTCGGCCCCCCGGAAATTGCGCATGGCGCCATCGGGCGCGGGCAGGCGGCCTTTGGGGCCCCACAGGATGCGCTCGTAATTCTGGATCGCGACGAAATCATCCTCGCGCGCCACTTCCAGCCAGTCGCCGTAGAGCTTTTGCCGCATGGCATCGCGCATGGAATCCTGGGTCGCGGCCTGATCGTCGGCCATGGCAAAGCTGAAGCCGACCGGCAGATCGGGGCGGATCGCCTTGATCGCCGCGCGGGCCAGACGGTGGCCCCGGATCATCCCGGTGGTAACGGCGGGCACATCCTCGGGCGGCACGGTGTTGGCCACCATAAAGCGCGGGACATTGGCCGCCCGCGCCGCAGCGGCCAGATTGGCGCGCAGCCCGTCGAGGAATTGCGGCGGCATCACCAAAGGCAGCAGGCGGGCCAGATTGGGCTCGTTGAGCGTCAGCGCCACCGCGATATTCGCGCCCATATGGCGCATCGCCCGGTCGCAGAACTTGGCAAAGAGTTCGGGCGCCTGCGCATGGGTCCAACCACCCATCGCGGCAAACCAGCGCGGGGTGGTGTAATGGTTGAACGTGACCACCGGGGCCAATCCGCGCGCTCGGCAACCATCGATGATCGCCTTGTAATGGTTGAGCATGGCCAGCGAGACCATGCCCGGCTCAGGCTCTATGCGCGCCCATTCCAGGCTGAAGCGATAGGCGTTGAGGCCAATGGATTGCGCCAGATCGAGATCCTCGCGCCACATTTCGAAACTGTTGATCGCATCGCCCGAAGGCGCGCCGGTGATCGTGGGCGTGACATTTTCCAGCAGCCACTGGTCCGAATTGGTGTTGTTGCCCTCGATCTGATGCCCGGCCGTGGCCGCGCCCCACAAAAAGCCCCTGGGGAAGGCGGGATCGAGCGGCTTTGGTTTGACCGCAAAGGCTGGCGTTGCGGCCAGCGCGGCGGTGCCAGCCAGCATCGAACGGCGATCCATTACAAAATATCCTCCAGGAATGCGGCGATTTCTTCCTCAAGGCGCGTGTCGGACGTGCCCAGATGCATCGCCATCGTGTAATGGTTGTGGCCCGGCAGCAGGATCGCGCGCGGCATGGCGCCATGCCGGGCCAAACGCGCCTGCATCAGGCCAAGGAATTCGGCCTGAAACCGCGCCGGGTCATATTGCGAGCAGGCCACCAGCAGCGGGATCTCGCTTTCCACCACAGCCGCAAGCGGTGACATCGCGGCATAATCGCCCGTCCCGTAATAACGCTCGTCCTTTGGATCGAGCGGGGTGCAGCCATACAGGCCTGAAAGCAGCACCGCGCCGCGCACCAGATCGCCATGATCGGTGCGCAGTTTCAAAAATCCGCTGACATGCACCGCGCCCGCTGAAGTGCCCATGACCACGATCCGGTCGGGATCGCCGCCATGTTCGGCCACCGTCGCACGCAGGAAATCAACCGCGGCGGCCACATCCTCGCTGCCCGCGGGCCAGAGGTGATCCGGGGCGAGGCGATAGTTCATCACGGCCCCGATCCAGCCGCGCTGCGCCGCCATGCGTCCAACGGCGGCGTTGGGCCAACTCGTGTCGCCCTTGTCGCCCATGACAAAGGCGCCGCCGTGGACAAAGAGCAGGACGGGCTTCAACGCTCCCTCTGCCGCGCCATACAGATCCAGCCTATGCCTTTCATGTGGCCCATAGGCCAGATCGCGCGCCGCCACCGGCACGGCGGCGGCCAGCGCTTCCTGCTCCGGCGCGAACAATTGGCGGCAAGCCTCCAGCACATCGGGGCCAAGGCCCTGACCCATGGCGGCGATGGATTGGCGGATGGATGTCATGGCAATTCCTCATGCAAGACGGGCGGCAGGGCATGATGTCCCGCCGCCCATACGCGTTCTATCAGAACTTGGCCGTGGCGTTGACGCCGATGGTGCGGCGCCCTTCGCGGGTCAGCCAGTTCACTTCGCCGCCCGGATCGGAGAAGGGCAGGTTGATCACCGAAGCCTGGAAGCGCTGATCGAGCAGGTTGCGCGCGAACAGGCCCACGCGCCACGCGCCATCGGCTGCGCCGATGCCGGTGTTCAGACCGATGGTGTAATAGCCTGGCTGGTTCGACAGGGCGTTGCCCACGTCATACTGCACCTTGCTGCGATAGTAGATGTTGCTTGACCAGTCGAAGGCCAGCTTGTCATTGATCGGCAGCTTGATGTCCGCGCCAAAGGTGAAGGAGACCTTGGGCGCGCCCGAGAGGGGCTGGCCGGCTGCCTGCAGCAGGCTGGTGCCGTTCTGCGAGAAGCAGCTGAGGCCAGCCATCAGCACGGCGGGGCAGGCAGTAACATAATCGGTGAACTTCGTGGCCGAATAGGTCAACCCGCCATTCAGGCTGAATTCCTTGCTGACGCGCCAGCGGGCGTCAAACTCGAAACCCTTGGCCTCAAACCCGCCCGCATTTTCGGTCAGGAATTCGGTGCCGTTGAACACGCTGGTCTGCAGGTTGGTGTATTTGTCAAAGAAGGCGCTGGCGTTGAAGGTCACGGCGCGGTTGAAGAGCTGCGACTTCAGACCGATGGTGATGTCGCGCACGGTCTGCGGGTTCACATTGGTGCGCGTGCCCGACAGGCCCGAAAACGCCACCGTCGGCCCCAGATAACCGCGCGCGATGGTGCCGAAGAACATCAGGTCACGGTCAACCTTGAACTCCGCGCCCGCCTTGCCGGACCAGCCGCCCTTCGAGGCGACGCCGGTCTTCAGCGGAACCGGGCTGTAGGGGGTGACAAAGATGCCATTGACCACCGTGCCGGGCGCATAGTTGGGATCAATGATCGACTGGAACGAGGCGTTTACCCAGTCATACTGATAACGGAAACCGCCCAGCAGCGAGAACCTGTCGGTGACGTGATACTTGCCGTCGATAAAGGCGGCCAGAGAGTCAGAGCGGGTCTGGGTGTTGGCCTGTCCCGACGAGATGTCGACATAAAAGGCGCTGAACGGATTGGCGGGCAGCAATTGCGCGCGGTTGTAATCGCCCGGATTGCCGGTTTTGCGGCGCGAACCATAGAAGCCGGTGGTAAATTCCAGCTTGCTGCCCGATGGGCTGGTCAGGCGGATTTCCTGGCTCAGGAACGACTGGTGCTGGGCGGTGGGCTGGGCCTGAAACACCGTCACGCTCGACCCGTCGATGCCGAATTGCGCGGCGCCCTGGATAAAGCCGCGATAGGCGGTGATCGAGGTCAGGTTCAGCGCGCCCAGCTTCTTGTTGATCTCGACGCTGGCGCCGTAATTGCGCTCGCTCGTCCAGCCGTCGGTGTTTTCCGCGCTTCGCGTGTTGTTAAAGCCCGGCGTGATGCCAAGCGCGGTCAGATTGCCGAAACGCGCCGCCATCAGCGGATTGGCAAAGCTGGGCAGGGCATTGATCGTCCAGAGCTGGCCGGGGCTGCGCGTGCTGGTGCGGCTGTAATCGCCGATGATATAGATGCTGAAATCGTCGGAGGGCTGATAGAAGAACTTGGCGCGGCCGCCAAAGCTGGCTTCATCGCCCCAATATTTCTTCAGCGTGGCGTTATAGAGATAGCCGTCGTTCTGGCGATAGAAGCCATAGA
Encoded proteins:
- a CDS encoding alpha/beta hydrolase codes for the protein MTSIRQSIAAMGQGLGPDVLEACRQLFAPEQEALAAAVPVAARDLAYGPHERHRLDLYGAAEGALKPVLLFVHGGAFVMGDKGDTSWPNAAVGRMAAQRGWIGAVMNYRLAPDHLWPAGSEDVAAAVDFLRATVAEHGGDPDRIVVMGTSAGAVHVSGFLKLRTDHGDLVRGAVLLSGLYGCTPLDPKDERYYGTGDYAAMSPLAAVVESEIPLLVACSQYDPARFQAEFLGLMQARLARHGAMPRAILLPGHNHYTMAMHLGTSDTRLEEEIAAFLEDIL
- a CDS encoding family 1 glycosylhydrolase; its protein translation is MDRRSMLAGTAALAATPAFAVKPKPLDPAFPRGFLWGAATAGHQIEGNNTNSDQWLLENVTPTITGAPSGDAINSFEMWREDLDLAQSIGLNAYRFSLEWARIEPEPGMVSLAMLNHYKAIIDGCRARGLAPVVTFNHYTTPRWFAAMGGWTHAQAPELFAKFCDRAMRHMGANIAVALTLNEPNLARLLPLVMPPQFLDGLRANLAAAARAANVPRFMVANTVPPEDVPAVTTGMIRGHRLARAAIKAIRPDLPVGFSFAMADDQAATQDSMRDAMRQKLYGDWLEVAREDDFVAIQNYERILWGPKGRLPAPDGAMRNFRGAEVYPPSLAGAARYAHAATGKPVLITEHGVGTDDDTLRVRLIREALPPLRQAMADGVPVLGYIHWTLMDNYEWGAGIGHGAFGLASVDPVTFARKAKPSAGVLGAMAKANSL
- a CDS encoding TetR/AcrR family transcriptional regulator gives rise to the protein MTKDVALSTALRAPVQGRSKASYERMLAAAEALMAAAGSDDFTLQEVSKKGKVSIGSIYNRFESKDALLHAVQLRVLERVDRRMGAMLEEARNGAKTLDQLVVALTRAVGETLKENADIMRPLMLRATNDPLVAATGKASFAATANAVKDALLLHASEMKQPDPLRAVDSVFRILYATIARYLGFGSATTAAWEGDWDILLQDLSRMIAAFLVTPPSF
- a CDS encoding TonB-dependent receptor produces the protein MHKIHHLLCGAAMIGLVAATPSMAEEAPAAQSAAPGEIVVTAQRRTERLQDVPLAVSALSAQQITSGGFQKLSDLQYQFSGLQVGSSPSDSGYRLRGVGTAGGFSSASEQNVGTVVDNVIIPFGNPVNSLGDLERVEVLKGPQGTQFGKNASSGVVNITTAKPRFDSVSGKVFASYGSLNEVNTNAQLNLPTSENSAIGLYGFYRQNDGYLYNATLKKYWGDEASFGGRAKFFYQPSDDFSIYIIGDYSRTSTRSPGQLWTINALPSFANPLMAARFGNLTALGITPGFNNTRSAENTDGWTSERNYGASVEINKKLGALNLTSITAYRGFIQGAAQFGIDGSSVTVFQAQPTAQHQSFLSQEIRLTSPSGSKLEFTTGFYGSRRKTGNPGDYNRAQLLPANPFSAFYVDISSGQANTQTRSDSLAAFIDGKYHVTDRFSLLGGFRYQYDWVNASFQSIIDPNYAPGTVVNGIFVTPYSPVPLKTGVASKGGWSGKAGAEFKVDRDLMFFGTIARGYLGPTVAFSGLSGTRTNVNPQTVRDITIGLKSQLFNRAVTFNASAFFDKYTNLQTSVFNGTEFLTENAGGFEAKGFEFDARWRVSKEFSLNGGLTYSATKFTDYVTACPAVLMAGLSCFSQNGTSLLQAAGQPLSGAPKVSFTFGADIKLPINDKLAFDWSSNIYYRSKVQYDVGNALSNQPGYYTIGLNTGIGAADGAWRVGLFARNLLDQRFQASVINLPFSDPGGEVNWLTREGRRTIGVNATAKF
- a CDS encoding gluconate 2-dehydrogenase subunit 3 family protein, which produces MASRREVMAGAAIFALVTGLPVPAMAASPSPRIALLLRTVAQIVIPRSDTPGAGDVGVGAFLTLAFAHGLDGTGEPIRHDLWLEQELNRRAGRDFLALPPTQQARIVAQLDAEAFPAGPPPATPSPWVAIKGLILTGYYTSEAGASKELQYNLIPGRWDADIPLKPGDRAFSSDWTAVEFG